From a region of the Pectobacterium aquaticum genome:
- a CDS encoding Gfo/Idh/MocA family oxidoreductase yields the protein MERLRTNENLVEANCLWKSLKGSLSHEEFTSALYDLIKEYKLNLKACSEGYAIIYQDAVAEHLGLEIIWRKIPSISSGMQRHLFDNNCSIEILILHKGNETDRPNWAMPLIGRIANVLERYNSSELLEIEMSMPLIEKFIPNSNSKVKEWAFIFRDHFVENSLGFLQALIKSGVPPEWIYAFDKGDQTKNRHRIRATMAAMGIRTGLFDNTTIDAPESFSQQLQEACVEVDNFIDEAKSNGRKVMVIDDGGIVACGYGSPQSPRRVDAALELTISGLKRISAVCGLDIPVLNLAKSELKQCLGYPEIVNSCLRRIHTILPGYKIIGQHIIVLGYGSLGEKLARAMREQGSQIHVVETDILRLIQAAEAGFSTFGSLSDALRQVKPFMIAGTSGNIALTPLDLPLLPDGVFLAPFATKDFSILTTQHFSLEVDALPTVGKRYRLDPSRCAVVLGDGRSMNIFDEDSIPNEGYDAYRAGTLIVADYVCSHLEDIGNGVQVDVVDEIIRNSGLYSEYYNRYLKNAAASPQKFNMNAVVVGYGVAGRMHARILADEGACISIVDPKFQNLPCMEQAKCINQLPPSVIKSADIWSVCTPTSEHLSCVREILKFNPKANIYLEKPACQANEINELIELNNNYPSARIAVVDQYSHTTVLSSFLKIIRKYEPSEPIHRIEIQFHKDRSQDIEKGRFVDRSYGVLGYEWLHMLSVLKEIMGHNFEQYISQEPINSAFDPIFNSSLFLSGLTEKTRCNFQEGNCDVVLKSNILMKPKTVLPHEIFSSSTSPLWRGRRRSPDDRDRKVTLEVGDVTANIFLDPVTDQEGRQLPRNHHRILIQRDGKTLHDEIIMDSPLHNAIRSAIAYFRESKDPVYIDLSTLKRISSIASHLRSKAGVQQTLPYLQVEL from the coding sequence TTGGAAAGATTAAGAACGAACGAAAATTTAGTAGAAGCTAATTGCCTCTGGAAGTCACTAAAAGGCTCATTGAGCCATGAGGAATTCACATCGGCGCTATATGATTTAATCAAGGAATATAAATTAAATCTGAAGGCTTGCTCCGAAGGGTATGCAATAATTTATCAGGATGCAGTAGCAGAACACTTGGGGTTGGAAATTATCTGGCGAAAAATCCCATCAATATCTTCAGGAATGCAAAGACACCTTTTTGATAACAATTGTAGTATTGAAATCCTTATTTTGCATAAGGGAAATGAAACTGATAGACCGAACTGGGCAATGCCACTTATTGGTCGCATTGCTAATGTGCTGGAGAGATATAATAGTTCCGAGTTATTAGAAATCGAAATGTCAATGCCCTTGATAGAAAAATTCATACCTAATAGTAACTCGAAAGTAAAGGAGTGGGCTTTTATTTTCCGAGACCACTTTGTGGAAAATTCTCTCGGTTTCTTGCAAGCCTTAATAAAATCGGGTGTGCCGCCAGAATGGATCTATGCGTTTGATAAAGGTGATCAAACTAAAAATCGCCATCGCATACGAGCTACCATGGCTGCAATGGGGATTCGAACGGGTTTGTTCGATAACACAACAATAGATGCACCGGAATCATTTTCACAGCAGTTGCAAGAGGCTTGCGTAGAGGTTGATAACTTTATCGATGAGGCAAAGAGTAACGGCCGGAAAGTCATGGTTATTGATGATGGCGGCATAGTTGCATGTGGGTATGGTTCACCTCAATCTCCGCGCAGAGTAGATGCCGCATTGGAATTAACTATTTCAGGGTTAAAGCGGATATCTGCAGTTTGTGGTCTGGATATCCCAGTGCTAAACCTTGCAAAATCTGAGCTAAAACAATGTTTGGGATATCCCGAAATTGTGAATTCATGCTTGCGCCGGATTCATACCATTCTTCCTGGATATAAGATCATTGGGCAGCATATTATCGTGTTGGGCTATGGCTCATTAGGCGAGAAACTCGCACGTGCCATGAGAGAGCAAGGTTCACAAATACACGTGGTCGAGACTGACATCTTACGGTTAATTCAGGCCGCTGAAGCGGGATTTTCAACATTTGGCAGTTTAAGTGATGCGCTGCGCCAGGTTAAGCCGTTCATGATTGCAGGGACGTCGGGGAATATTGCACTGACGCCTTTAGACTTGCCTCTATTACCTGACGGTGTTTTTCTTGCACCCTTTGCTACGAAAGATTTCAGCATATTGACAACACAGCATTTTTCTTTAGAAGTTGATGCCCTTCCAACCGTAGGTAAACGCTATCGACTCGACCCATCACGGTGTGCGGTTGTTCTCGGAGATGGCCGTTCGATGAACATCTTTGACGAAGACAGTATTCCTAATGAAGGATACGATGCTTACCGGGCTGGTACGCTAATTGTGGCCGATTATGTGTGTTCTCATTTGGAAGATATTGGCAACGGTGTTCAGGTTGATGTCGTCGATGAAATTATCAGAAACTCTGGACTCTATAGCGAATACTATAATCGCTATTTGAAAAATGCAGCAGCTAGTCCTCAAAAATTTAACATGAATGCTGTGGTGGTAGGTTATGGGGTCGCGGGACGAATGCACGCGCGGATCCTTGCTGACGAAGGGGCTTGCATTTCAATTGTCGATCCCAAATTCCAAAACCTTCCTTGTATGGAACAGGCAAAATGTATAAATCAGTTACCGCCGTCTGTTATAAAATCTGCAGATATCTGGTCTGTATGCACGCCTACCTCTGAGCATTTGTCTTGTGTAAGAGAAATATTGAAATTTAATCCAAAAGCAAATATTTACCTTGAAAAACCAGCTTGCCAGGCAAATGAAATCAATGAACTTATCGAATTAAATAACAACTATCCATCAGCGCGGATCGCTGTTGTTGATCAATATTCTCATACTACTGTATTGAGTTCATTTCTGAAAATTATTCGCAAGTATGAACCTTCTGAGCCAATTCATCGGATAGAAATACAATTCCATAAGGATCGAAGCCAGGATATTGAAAAAGGGCGATTTGTTGATCGTTCCTATGGTGTCCTGGGCTATGAGTGGTTACATATGCTGTCGGTCTTAAAGGAGATTATGGGCCACAATTTTGAACAATACATATCTCAAGAACCTATTAACTCAGCATTTGATCCTATCTTCAATTCGAGTCTTTTTTTATCGGGATTGACGGAGAAAACACGTTGTAATTTCCAGGAGGGTAATTGTGATGTTGTACTCAAATCAAATATTTTAATGAAACCGAAAACGGTATTGCCTCACGAAATTTTTTCCAGTTCTACCTCTCCTTTGTGGCGTGGACGGCGTCGTTCGCCAGACGACCGCGATCGTAAAGTCACGCTTGAAGTCGGAGATGTGACGGCAAACATCTTCTTAGATCCCGTTACCGATCAAGAAGGAAGGCAGTTACCACGCAATCATCACAGAATATTGATCCAAAGAGACGGAAAAACGTTACACGATGAGATTATTATGGACTCCCCATTGCATAACGCTATTCGCAGTGCTATTGCATATTTTAGAGAGTCAAAGGATCCTGTTTATATCGATCTCAGTACGTTAAAACGTATTTCATCGATTGCGAGTCATTTGCGATCTAAGGCAGGGGTACAACAAACATTGCCTTATCTCCAGGTTGAGCTCTGA
- a CDS encoding HAD family acid phosphatase: MKFYILLALLFFTGLCKGQECSEVSFVTYDDINSRIIRHTKPINVGFDIDDTLINSASGFLIGKAIFSLNDESYLRNKRFWNYVNNNAFYFSKIKRSLIKIIELHLKHDDNIYFMTNRVKTPTENLSLFLSQEFKIPFNKRKYVYFKQTKNGVRKDKHYYIKMFDINFFYGDSDEDVDLPEKDKVFAVRVLRTDPYNKKRYSVNKYCEPVLFPY; encoded by the coding sequence ATGAAGTTTTATATTCTTTTAGCACTTCTGTTTTTCACTGGTTTGTGTAAAGGACAGGAGTGTTCTGAAGTTTCATTTGTCACTTATGATGATATTAATTCGAGAATCATTCGACATACGAAACCCATCAATGTAGGATTCGATATAGATGATACGTTGATTAACTCTGCAAGTGGTTTTTTGATTGGAAAAGCTATTTTTTCTTTGAATGATGAATCTTATTTACGTAATAAAAGGTTCTGGAATTATGTAAATAACAATGCATTTTATTTTTCAAAAATTAAAAGATCGTTAATTAAAATAATAGAGTTGCATCTAAAACATGATGATAACATCTATTTTATGACAAACAGGGTGAAGACGCCTACAGAGAATCTAAGTTTGTTTTTATCTCAGGAGTTTAAAATCCCATTTAATAAAAGGAAGTATGTTTACTTTAAACAAACAAAAAATGGAGTAAGAAAAGACAAACATTATTATATAAAGATGTTTGATATTAATTTCTTTTATGGCGATTCTGATGAGGATGTAGACTTGCCTGAAAAGGATAAAGTCTTTGCAGTCCGTGTGTTACGAACGGATCCCTATAATAAGAAACGGTATAGTGTGAATAAGTATTGTGAGCCTGTGCTTTTTCCATATTGA
- a CDS encoding acyl carrier protein: MDMHNTKIIDIIHDVTGLKVEHIDAELSVVGVDSVGLLDVIFKIEEDMGIEFSADELSIENFFSVRKICQVVTLAKERNNN, encoded by the coding sequence ATGGATATGCATAATACAAAAATTATTGATATAATTCATGACGTGACAGGCTTGAAAGTTGAGCATATTGATGCTGAGCTATCAGTGGTTGGCGTAGACTCTGTCGGGTTATTAGATGTTATCTTTAAAATAGAAGAGGATATGGGAATAGAGTTTTCAGCTGATGAGTTATCTATTGAGAACTTTTTTTCTGTGAGAAAAATTTGCCAGGTAGTAACGTTAGCAAAAGAAAGAAATAACAATTAA